The Veillonellaceae bacterium genome contains the following window.
TGACGGTTCCTAATGCCGTTATCGCTAAAATGCCTTATGTCACAAATAAAGAAATCAGCCTGTTTAAAAATCATTGCAATGCAGGCAGCTGCATGGTAGAAAACATCCCTGCTTGCCAAGAACTCATCCCATATATCCGCCATCACCATGAACGCTGGGACGGCAAGGGCTATCCAAAACGGCTCAAGGGAGTAAATATTCCGCTCGGAGCACGAATCATTGCTGTGGTCAACCATTATGACCGTTATATAAACCCCTGTACCAAAAACTGGGTTAAAACCAAGGATGAGGCTGTCCGCGAACTGTCAAGTCTATCCAGTACGGCCTTCGATCCGGCTGTAGTCAAAGCCTTTATTGAGGCGTTGGGGTAAGCGAGTTTGGTACTACCATTATAACAGAAAAAACACACTGCGAACAATAGTTCGTGGTGTGTTTTTTTAGTAGGGTGCGCCGCTTGCCAAGGCTAGTCCGCAAACCCTTAAGGCACCGGCTTTTTTGAGCACTTTAGCGCATTCGTTCATAGTAGTGCCGCTAGTAATTATATCATCAACCAATAAAATATTCTTGCCGGCCACTCCATCAGGATGCGTTACTGTGAAGGCGCCCTTTACATTTTGGCGCCGCTCGGCTAACTTTAACTCCCATTGTGGTTTTGTCGGTCTTGTCCTCGCCAAGTTCGTCTCACACCACAGCCACCCTTGCTGATTTGCCCACCCAGCAAAAATCAGCTCCGTTTGGTTATAGCCGCGCTCACTCATCCGCTCGGTGTTCAACGGGACTGGGAGGACAATATCCACATCAGGTAATCGAGCTGTCACGGCACTGTGATCGATTAACCACT
Protein-coding sequences here:
- a CDS encoding HD domain-containing protein, whose translation is MFMLTLMQDPDVYAGEPDTLSDVIATLMRLVEMKNAKLYLHSNQVANYAVSVAAKMRLPRDEIERIRVAALLHDIGHLTVPNAVIAKMPYVTNKEISLFKNHCNAGSCMVENIPACQELIPYIRHHHERWDGKGYPKRLKGVNIPLGARIIAVVNHYDRYINPCTKNWVKTKDEAVRELSSLSSTAFDPAVVKAFIEALG
- a CDS encoding ComF family protein, whose translation is MLKQIWETLLNIVYPPKCPGCRTGVDIHGSWCQVCLASVFAVREINVYQHRLQHLDVCYAVCEYTGGVKRLIHDIKFRQKKKYALHLEWLIDHSAVTARLPDVDIVLPVPLNTERMSERGYNQTELIFAGWANQQGWLWCETNLARTRPTKPQWELKLAERRQNVKGAFTVTHPDGVAGKNILLVDDIITSGTTMNECAKVLKKAGALRVCGLALASGAPY